The following proteins are encoded in a genomic region of Drosophila willistoni isolate 14030-0811.24 chromosome 3R, UCI_dwil_1.1, whole genome shotgun sequence:
- the LOC6646914 gene encoding uncharacterized protein LOC6646914 isoform X2 produces the protein MASNKHTPNQTKDFSNATDLSDVSEVLKSLGKIIRHEMANAIMTEEFKSNVAEKIHLRKESSDDGYVKIDDLQKALMHIKTGNPQQSAIQSNATIIAESFTNLKKQLVKVETRLEAMEDHLFNLEQRSYDRKKALIQQIVKTAVKKIDKKDTKDVSTQVNFPSREYDTIVILEPPIGDTFIISDGTSSSSSSTLSFEEATLIETDMTLSDCYRAMNKFNKHMLRKSISEGGLV, from the exons ATGGCGTCCAACAAGCACACACCGAATCAAACAAAGGATTTTAGCAATGCAACTGATTTGTCAGACGTATCCGAGGTTTTGAAATCCTTGGGAAAAATAATTCGTCACGAAATGGCAAATGCAATAATGACTGAGGAATTCAAGTCAAACGTAGCTGAAAAAATACACTTGCGGAAGGAATCCTCTGACGATGGATACGTAAAAATTGACGACCTTCAAAAGGCCTTAATGCATATAAAAACTGGAAATCCTCAGCAGTCAGCTATCCAAAgtaatgctacaataattgcCGAATCATTTACTAATCTGAAGAAACAATTGGTGAAAGTCGAAACAAGATTGGAGGCCATGGAGGATCACTTGTTCAATTTAGAGCAACGCAGCTATGACCGTAAGAAGGCTCTTATTCAACAGATAGTGAAAACTGCAGTAAAGAAAATCGATAAAAAAGATACTAAAGATGTTTCCACTCAAGTGAATTTCCCAAGTCGTGAATACGACACCATAGTTATTTTGGAGCCACCAATTGGAGATACCTTCATCATTAGCGATGGAACTTCTTCCAGCTCTAGCAGCACTTTATCATTTGAAGAGGCAACATTAATTGAAACAGATATGACACTGAGCGATTGTTACAGGGCTATGAATAAATTCAACAAACATATGCTTCGTAAGAGT ATTTCTGAAGGGGGGCTAGTATAA
- the LOC6646914 gene encoding uncharacterized protein LOC6646914 isoform X1, which translates to MSTSRKRSNETSKANNTGTTTPKKSHTKHKNGSLDKSVLSDKLISNDFKNEHEVCDCANVTIKDLNKAVDEIFSKNTIESALERNANLFAESILDLQERVIVVEAKIESLEDRMEEVEQLAHIRHQRHIERVVRKIMKEFPECPKQMTELGVTDHTKDLNSKRQFDEGDNKASEQKTIDVRQAKKNVCQFPVVTKDDRFCKLESRKVCACTPNYKNEGTNEKKLSRSKTTMIPQRKNS; encoded by the coding sequence ATGTCTACAAGTAGGAAAAGGTCCAACGAAACATCCAAAGCAAACAACACAGGAACTACCACACCAAAGAAATCCCATACGAAGCATAAAAATGGTTCTTTAGACAAATCTGTTTTGTCTGATAAATTGATCTCCAACGATTTTAAGAATGAACATGAAGTGTGTGACTGCGCCAATGTGACAATAAAGGACCTCAACAAGGCTGTAGACgaaattttctcaaaaaataCTATTGAAAGTGCCCTAGAACGTAATGCTAATTTATTTGCCGAGTCGATTTTGGATCTGCAGGAACGCGTAATAGTGGTCGAGGCGAAAATAGAATCACTTGAGGATCGCATGGAGGAGGTGGAACAACTTGCACATATAAGGCACCAGAGGCACATTGAACGGGTCGTGCGAAAAATAATGAAGGAATTTCCAGAGTGTCCCAAACAGATGACGGAACTAGGAGTTACAGATCATACAAAAGATTTAAACAGCAAGCGGCAATTTGATGAGGGCGATAACAAGGCATCCGAGCAGAAAACAATCGATGTAAGGCAAGcaaagaaaaatgtttgccaatTTCCAGTAGTTACAAAAGATGATAGATTCTGCAAGTTGGAATCGCGAAAGGTCTGTGCTTGCACTCCAAATTACAAGAATGAAGGAACTAACGAAAAGAAGTTAAGCCGCTCAAAGACTACTATGATCCCGCAAAGGAAGAATTCATAG
- the LOC6646913 gene encoding G-protein coupled receptor Mth, with protein MLATINAAWAELDCDYFDTVDLSGIQPDSNGSYLYENLLIPGEFTGKYDYELTGDGDERIQVAEHIRGCACKLKSCVRFCCHHNLLLINSECQGNVNEILEYDPKLNITMEDGSVAEKHVLSEFVVQRHLPLPCQETGTYYLDDHDEDYKWSLFENGTFLRKYDGVLFKKSQYCLQPSELNKEIRLVPHNCQIASSLNLQAKIAIPISLLSFLITIGVYLYLPKLRNLHGKCFACYLGSLFVGYLMLLLDTYKALVSYFYLCLIAGYVGYFSILAAFFWLNVMSLDLWNSFRGTNDNRYRAGNRFLVYNLYAWGGPLLFTILISILDQVLSSDNTDLNWIPGVFYSGCWIKTFDWSAMVYFYGPMLILIIFNTTLFILTAFEIIKVKKELRNIVKHHERKQKLNSDKQRYSFFLRLFLLMGVSWSFEIVSYLVQHYDVWSYIFLIADIFHYSQGGIILLLFVLKRNVYESCRNRIQGKEKSSSVLSQSNRALLKNKSSTHKETSV; from the exons ATGCTGGCCACCATTAATGCCGCCTGGGCTGAATTAGATTGTGATTACTTTGATACAGTTGACTTAAGTGGCATTCAGCCtgattcaaatggatcctatTTATATGAAAACCTACTTATACCCGGCGAGTTCACCGGTAAATATGATTATGAATTAACGGGAGACGGTGATGAACGGATTCAAGTGGCCGAACATATACGAGGATGTGCCTGCAAACTAAAGTCCTGTGTGCGATTCTGTTGCCACCATAATCTATTGTTAATAAATAGCGAGTGTCAAGGCAATGTGAATGAGATATTGGAGTATGACCCCAAATTAAATATAACTATGGAGGATGGTAGTGTTGCCGAGAAACATGTCCTCAGCGAGTTTGTTGTACAACGGCATCTACCTTTGCCTTGCCAGGAAACGGGAACTTATTATCTTGATGATCACGATGAAGACTACAAATGGTCGCTGTTTGAAAATGGAACATTTTTGCGTAAATACGATGGAGTCCTTTTTAAAAAGAGCCAATATTGCCTGCAGCCATCTGAATTGAATAAAGAAATTCGTCTTGTTCCCCACAATTGTCAAATAGCTTCGTCTTTAAATCTCCAGGCAAAAATAG CGATTCCCATATCTTTGTTGTCCTTCTTAATAACAATCGGAGTGTACTTATATTTACCGAAGCTGCGTAATCTTCATGGAAAATGCTTTGCTTGCTATCTGGGTAGCctttttgttggttatttAATGCTTTTACTGGATACATATAAAGCACTTGTCTCTTACTTTTATTTGTGTCTTATAGCTG GTTATGTGGGATACTTTAGTATCTTGGCTGCcttcttttggttaaatgtcATGAGTCTTGATCTGTGGAATTCGTTTCGTGGTACCAATGACAATCGTTATAGGGCAGGAAATCGCTTTCTcgtttataatttatatgctTGGGGCGGTCCACTTTTATTTACCATATTGATAAGTATTCTTGATCAAGTCTTATCATCTGATAATACTGATCTTAATTGGATTCCCGGAGTCTTCTATAGTGGATGCTGGATTAAAA CTTTTGATTGGTCCGCCATGGTGTATTTCTATGGACCCATGTTGATATTGATCATATTCAATACAAcattatttatattgactgcTTTTGAAATAATAAAGGTCAAGAAAGAGCTAAGGAACATAGTGAAGCATCACGAACgtaaacaaaaactgaattcAGATAAACAAAG ataCAGCTTCTTTTTACGTTTATTCTTGTTAATGGGAGTGTCTTGGAGTTTCGAAATTGTTTCGTATTTAGTGCAACACTATGATGTATGGAGTTACATCTTCCTAATTGCCGATATATTTCATTACTCTCAGGGAGGgattattttattattgtttgttttgaaACGAAATGTTTATGAATCATGCCGCAATCG AATccaaggaaaagaaaaatcaagttCAGTACTTTCTCAGTCTAATCGGGCTCTGCTGAAAAATAAATCATCTACACATAAGGAAACATCTGTGTGA